In Quercus lobata isolate SW786 chromosome 12, ValleyOak3.0 Primary Assembly, whole genome shotgun sequence, a genomic segment contains:
- the LOC115971487 gene encoding putative membrane-bound O-acyltransferase C24H6.01c — MSFLWLFISFIYLTYLHGACIVFILAIALLNYLLVEIFARKNYFLLVLWSFNIFFLICNRVYEGYSFSIIGQQWAYLDNFRGTFRWHICCNFVVLRMISFGYDYHWADQDSRFDQEGFKEEISNFTLFVNRCLPKVFSTSK, encoded by the exons ATGTCTTTCCTTTGgcttttcatttctttcatttACCTTACTTATTTGCACGGAGCTTG CATTGTGTTCATCTTAGCAATCGCTTTGCTTAATTATCTTCTAGTTGAG ATATTTGCACGAAAGAACTACTTCTTACTTGTACTCTGGagttttaatatcttttttcttatatGCAATCGCGTTTATGAAGGATATTCATTCTCCATAATAGG GCAACAGTGGGCTTACTTGGACAACTTCCGAGGCACCTTTAGATGGCATATTTGCTGTAACTTTG ttGTTTTGCGCATGATAAGCTTTGGATATGATTACCATTGGGCAGATCAAGATTCTCGTTTTGATCAAGAG GGTTTCAAAGAAGAAATCTCAAATTTCACACTCTTTGTCAATCGCTGCCTTCCGAAAG TTTTCTCCACTTCGAAATAA